One Triticum dicoccoides isolate Atlit2015 ecotype Zavitan chromosome 5B, WEW_v2.0, whole genome shotgun sequence genomic window carries:
- the LOC119312100 gene encoding pathogenesis-related genes transcriptional activator PTI6-like produces the protein MGMSPADSLAAGRTRRAGSLAPLPKRVCVFFVDADATESESSGDEEVRRGKRRVRKVIDISVKASSQPSPASSIPRRRALLLRRRAAKAGDGGYRRRFRGVRQRPWGKYSAEIRDPSLQKRLWLGTFDTAEEAAAVYDDAAVRLKGSHAVTNFSSSSSSDSDYVASNKPRSPPPAKLRPTGEAAAEATATVPPSAPSPPPEPEPEDDDADSFNPFASSLTPVLRSAPGEAPRPVDHLYGELCDLASTAPPSKAVEFDWQQPWWESEPKATEFDWQLPWWESEDFVMPPAASAVSVI, from the coding sequence ATGGGGATGTCTCCTGCCGACTCCCTCGCCGCCGGCCGGACCCGCCGCGCTGGATCTCTCGCTCCCCTGCCCAAGCGCGTGTGCGTCTTCTTCGTGGACGCCGACGCCACCGAGTCCGAGTCCTCGGGGGACGAAGAGGTCAGGCGCGGCAAGCGGCGCGTGCGGAAGGTCATCGACATCAGCGTGAAGGCCTCCTCTCAGCCATCTCCGGCGTCGTCCATCCCACGGAGACGGGCTCTGCtgctgcggcggcgggcggcgaaggccggcgacggcggctACCGCCGGCGGTTCCGTGGCGTGCGGCAGCGGCCGTGGGGCAAGTACTCCGCGGAGATCCGTGACCCGAGCCTGCAGAAGCGGCTGTggctcggcaccttcgacaccgccgAGGAGGCTGCCGCCGTGTACGACGACGCGGCCGTGCGCCTCAAGGGATCCCACGCCGTCACCAACTTCTCGTCCAGCTCCAGCTCCGACTCCGACTACGTCGCGTCCAACAAGccccgctccccgccgccggcgaAGCTCCGTCCTACCGGGGAAGCGGCAGCAGAGGCCACCGCGACCGTTCCCCCatccgcgccgtcgccgcccccggagCCCGAGcccgaggacgacgacgccgaCTCGTTCAACCCGTTCGCCTCGTCCCTGACCCCCGTCCTCCGTAGCGCGCCCGGCGAGGCGCCCCGCCCAGTGGACCACCTGTACGGCGAGCTCTGCGACCTGGCCTCGACCGCTCCGCCATCCAAGGCGGTGGAGTTCGACTGGCAGCAGCCGTGGTGGGAGAGCGAGCCGAAGGCGACGGAGTTCGACTGGCAGCTGCCGTGGTGGGAGAGCGAGGACTTCGTGATGCCGCCGGCGGCGAGCGCCGTCAGCGTGATATGA